The following coding sequences lie in one Methanothermobacter sp. MT-2 genomic window:
- a CDS encoding glyceraldehyde 3-phosphate dehydrogenase translates to MVSVAINGYGTIGKRVADAVSAQKDMKVVGVSKTKPDFEARMALEKGYDLYISIPEREKLFKEAGFEISGTVEDMIEEADIIVDATPEGIGAKNLKTYKEKGIKAIFQGGEKHEDIGLSFNSFANYDDSLGADYTRVVSCNTTGLCRTLKIVDDLCGIKKVRAVMVRRAADPVQVKKGPINAIVPNPPTVPSHHGPDLKTVMYNININTVALLVPTTLMHQHNIMVELEDPVDVDEIKEEIDKTSRIMLVKASEGLGSTAEIMEYARELGRPRNDLYEIAVWDESLNIVDGELYYMQAVHQEADAVPESVDAIRALLELEEDNEKSIEKTNKAMGIL, encoded by the coding sequence CTATAAACGGATATGGGACTATAGGTAAAAGAGTGGCGGATGCAGTGTCCGCCCAGAAGGATATGAAGGTAGTGGGTGTGAGCAAGACAAAGCCAGACTTCGAGGCCAGAATGGCCCTTGAGAAGGGATACGACCTCTACATAAGCATACCTGAAAGAGAAAAACTCTTCAAAGAAGCAGGTTTTGAAATCAGCGGCACAGTCGAGGACATGATAGAAGAAGCAGACATAATAGTAGATGCAACCCCTGAGGGTATAGGAGCCAAAAACCTTAAAACATACAAGGAAAAGGGTATAAAAGCAATATTCCAGGGAGGGGAAAAACACGAAGATATTGGCCTATCATTTAATTCATTCGCGAACTATGATGATTCACTCGGCGCAGACTATACAAGGGTAGTATCATGCAACACCACAGGCCTCTGCCGTACACTTAAAATTGTAGATGATCTCTGCGGCATAAAAAAGGTCAGGGCAGTTATGGTGAGAAGAGCAGCAGACCCAGTCCAAGTAAAAAAGGGTCCTATTAATGCAATTGTACCAAATCCACCAACAGTACCATCACACCACGGCCCAGACCTCAAAACAGTTATGTACAATATAAACATTAATACCGTGGCTTTACTAGTCCCAACAACCTTAATGCATCAACACAATATCATGGTGGAACTCGAAGACCCTGTAGATGTGGATGAAATAAAAGAAGAAATCGACAAAACATCTAGGATCATGCTTGTAAAAGCGAGTGAGGGCCTCGGATCCACAGCAGAGATAATGGAATATGCAAGGGAGTTAGGCCGTCCACGTAACGACTTATATGAGATAGCTGTATGGGATGAATCATTGAACATAGTGGATGGTGAATTATATTATATGCAAGCCGTGCATCAGGAGGCTGATGCAGTCCCAGAGAGTGTGGATGCGATAAGAGCCCTCCTAGAACTGGAAGAAGATAATGAAAAGTCTATAGAGAAGACTAATAAGGCTATGGGGATACTCTAA
- a CDS encoding xylose isomerase domain-containing protein TIM barrel, translated as MRIRLGPAGKPVNYRGDSGKVCSYIRAMGLDAYEYQATYGVRVSESIAGRIREDSDRNDVIVSLHAPYYVNLSSPKDDVRERSIERLVQAVRAGNWMGAYRIVFHPGFYSGQSREKALKVCEESIEQLLGEIETLRIDNFCLAPETTGRRSQVGSLSEIIEICQSFDNFEPTVDFAHIYARSGGSFREVEDYMRILDALEENLDIEYLHCHYTRIEYTDKGEKKHHSLDEKGYGPPLKPILYSLIERGWDYTIICETPHRDLDALKIREILTSLLDGKI; from the coding sequence ATGCGGATAAGGTTGGGTCCAGCAGGCAAACCAGTTAATTATAGGGGAGATTCGGGTAAAGTTTGCAGTTATATACGGGCAATGGGCCTTGATGCCTATGAGTATCAGGCCACTTATGGTGTTAGGGTAAGTGAAAGTATCGCCGGGAGAATCAGAGAAGATTCTGATAGAAATGATGTTATAGTGTCGCTTCATGCACCTTATTATGTTAATCTTTCTTCTCCCAAGGATGATGTGCGTGAAAGATCCATTGAACGATTGGTTCAGGCAGTCCGGGCCGGGAACTGGATGGGAGCTTATAGGATAGTGTTCCATCCAGGATTCTATTCTGGTCAAAGCAGGGAAAAAGCCCTTAAAGTTTGTGAAGAGTCTATAGAGCAGCTTTTAGGAGAAATTGAAACCTTGAGGATTGATAATTTTTGTTTAGCGCCTGAGACTACTGGTAGAAGGTCCCAGGTTGGGAGTTTGTCTGAGATCATTGAGATTTGCCAGTCATTTGACAATTTCGAGCCAACAGTTGACTTCGCCCATATATATGCTCGGAGTGGTGGAAGTTTCAGAGAAGTTGAAGATTATATGAGAATACTTGACGCCCTAGAAGAGAACCTGGATATTGAGTATTTGCACTGTCACTACACTAGGATAGAATATACAGATAAGGGGGAGAAAAAGCATCATAGCCTAGATGAGAAGGGTTACGGGCCGCCGTTAAAACCCATACTTTATAGTCTCATTGAGAGGGGCTGGGATTATACTATAATATGTGAAACGCCCCACAGAGATCTTGATGCCCTCAAGATTAGGGAGATTTTAACCAGCTTATTGGATGGGAAAATATAA
- a CDS encoding ATP-dependent 26S protease, regulatory subunit related protein, which translates to MKFSNIVHDSQTTDKKTSTKSVKPDKEAKLVVLQPMGYPFVCSLIETPKIEVINKELFELYAREQWEGFMAAEGSYLFDQRILPDYAFKIIRAYPDKSKITRNTSILLIETRNIEDFHEVQSNIRMDDVIGQEHAKMKCKIIMKYLEDPENFNEWAPRNVLFYGTPGTGKTMLAKSLANELDVPLYLIKATSLIGDHVGDGARQIHELYDLASKTAPSVIFIDEIDAIGLDRKYQSIRGDVAEIVNSLLTEMDGINENYGVVTIGATNNPSLLDHALRSRFEEEIEFTLPTKDERREMIRKYIDTMPLEVDYPIEKLVELSKGMSGRDIKEKILKNALHQAIAEDSEIITAKHIEDVIKGSKKRSREPKHMFA; encoded by the coding sequence GTGAAATTTAGTAATATCGTCCATGATTCACAGACAACAGACAAAAAAACCTCTACTAAGAGCGTGAAACCGGATAAAGAAGCGAAACTAGTGGTCTTACAACCAATGGGATACCCTTTTGTTTGCAGTCTTATTGAAACGCCCAAGATAGAAGTGATAAACAAGGAACTTTTCGAATTATATGCAAGGGAGCAATGGGAGGGATTCATGGCAGCAGAAGGCTCATACTTGTTCGATCAGAGGATACTCCCAGATTATGCATTTAAGATTATAAGGGCCTATCCAGATAAGTCCAAGATTACAAGGAACACATCCATACTATTAATCGAAACAAGAAACATTGAAGATTTCCATGAAGTTCAAAGCAACATTAGAATGGATGATGTTATAGGACAAGAACATGCTAAGATGAAATGTAAAATTATAATGAAGTATCTTGAAGATCCTGAAAATTTCAATGAGTGGGCTCCAAGGAACGTATTATTCTATGGAACCCCCGGCACTGGTAAAACAATGCTGGCAAAATCCCTAGCCAATGAATTAGACGTTCCATTATATCTTATAAAAGCAACAAGCCTTATAGGAGACCACGTAGGGGATGGTGCCCGTCAAATCCATGAATTGTATGATCTGGCGTCAAAGACGGCCCCATCAGTCATATTCATAGATGAAATAGATGCAATAGGATTGGACAGAAAGTATCAGTCAATAAGGGGTGATGTGGCAGAGATAGTGAACTCCCTACTCACAGAAATGGATGGTATAAACGAAAACTATGGTGTGGTCACGATAGGAGCCACAAATAATCCATCATTACTCGACCATGCCCTCAGAAGCCGTTTTGAAGAAGAAATAGAGTTCACACTCCCCACAAAGGATGAAAGAAGAGAAATGATCCGAAAATACATAGATACAATGCCCCTAGAAGTGGATTACCCCATAGAAAAATTGGTGGAATTATCAAAGGGCATGTCAGGAAGAGATATAAAAGAGAAGATATTGAAAAATGCCCTTCATCAGGCCATAGCAGAGGACTCAGAGATCATAACAGCTAAACATATAGAAGATGTGATTAAGGGTAGCAAGAAACGGTCCAGAGAACCAAAGCACATGTTCGCATAG